Within Oncorhynchus kisutch isolate 150728-3 unplaced genomic scaffold, Okis_V2 scaffold1788, whole genome shotgun sequence, the genomic segment agtcaggaggatacagacagctcaagagttatgcttagatatgcagaaatATATTGAGTTGCTATTTTTTACATGGAATtaggcataatgattatggctgtAGATTGCAGAAAAAAGCTGTTTCAAGTGTTTGAAAAAGCTAAACTCTCCAATTTATGGACGAGGGAGCTAGCCCCCCTCCAGACTACAGtcgtggaatattctaatcaagtgagagagactgtcatttcttcaaacaatcgtCTTCATTCAATATCGATTAATTATTGGAATAATGAGACGTCAACCCAACACTCTTGACTGTTGGGCCAAGCAGCCTAACCTTCACAGAAATGCAGAGATCTTTATATAGCTGACACAAAGAATGCTTAGTCATGGCTGGTTTCACCCCTCGATTGCAGATTGGGGGGCACCATAAGCCACTTTGTGTTTAACCTGTGGTCATCTGCATGGGGGTGTTGTTTTAACCCCACCttggcttagtttcccagattCCAGGATGATTAGAAAAATAAGGGATTGTTCTAAACTCTTCCAGGCTATCTCGCTGACCACATCTTATCTCTGGAATGCCAGCTGTAGGATTTTAGGCTCCTCTCAGTTTACACAGACATAGATGAGAACTATCTAAAAACTCTAAAAtattgcataaaacaaccattcgTTGCATAAACaatattataacataatcttgtaatttTGCTACCATACCACCGCCAGCCATCCTCACATACTTTGTTCCCCctcagatgtgtgtgtgcatgacgcCCCTGATTCCCCTCCATGCTCTGTGAAAGAAAAATATATTTCTGTAGGACTAatataaataattaaaaaaaatgtcttGTGAACTTCGATTAGTAAATAACAATATGTCTGAAAAAATAGATTTATTATTTTAAATTCCTGAACATTTCACTTTTTGGAGATACAGGGTTTTTCTGGTACGCTGGCAATATCTGGGTTATGTTAATTAGGCCATGCAACGGAAAACATTTGGCAGAAGAAAGCAAAAGTCAAGCCAGTTTGTTGTTTTAGCCCGTTTTCTTTCTGTATGCCTAACAAACTTGACCCTGTTATTTAGGGGCCAACGTTAAGGGCCAGACTCCCCTGGGGCGCGGGGCCCTCCACGCGGCAGCCGCCCAGGGCCAGTTGCAGTCCATCCAGGAGCTACTGGTGCGCGGCGCCCCACACCAACTGGAGGACGCTGAGGGCATGACAGCTCTGAGAACCGCCATGCGCTGGGACCAGAGGAAGAGCACCCGGCAGCTCTTCCTCTTCCACTGGCAGGAGCGTGCGCAGGGCGTGCGCCTCAAGCCTCACCTGGATGAGACAGAGCTGTTCGCCCACCAGAAACATGACTCCCAACTATGCACCTGGCACCGTGGTGCCCACGCTCAGAGATACATGGCCCACCTGAGGTGCTGTAGCCGTGGGGTGGAGGGCATGGTGGAAGTGAGGCAGCTGGGGCCGCCGCAGAACACGGCCATGAGGGCCCAGGCAAGGAGGGCGTGGATGGGGGATGCGTGACCAGAGCTGCATGTCAAGAACAGGGCAGATGGCCAAGAGCCTGGTCCTGGAGAGCCGTGCACACAGGATTTTATTCCAGCCCAGCACCAACACACCAGTTCCTAACTACTCTGGATTGAATCGCATGAGCAGTCGGGTCATTTGAATCAgatgtggtagtgttgtggtagtgtcagcctccagtatttatgctgcagtagtttatgtgtcggggggctggggtcagtttgttatatctggagtacttctcctgtcctattcggtgtcctgtgtgaatctaagtgtgcgttctctaattctctccttctctctttctttctctctctcggaggacctgagccctaggaccatgccccaggactacctgacatgatgactccttgctgtccccagtccacctggccatgctgctgttccagtttcaactgacctgagccctaggaccat encodes:
- the LOC109891446 gene encoding ankyrin repeat domain-containing protein 60, with product MFVVPDCHHNMRIRELKNTMELVVGIPTDFQRVCYLDNGDLCDDTTIHCNDIVPGTTVTLMIWPYDGWAELVIAAATGNVFKLKSVMSKPAPPRSSHLSAMGSMSGAPSWLSHRLFSALFISAHRGHMPAVRFLLQQGANVKGQTPLGRGALHAAAAQGQLQSIQELLVRGAPHQLEDAEGMTALRTAMRWDQRKSTRQLFLFHWQERAQGVRLKPHLDETELFAHQKHDSQLCTWHRGAHAQRYMAHLRCCSRGVEGMVEVRQLGPPQNTAMRAQARRAWMGDA